CCCGTTGCGGGTCAAAGGCGTACAAGGCATTAAGATGGGGTTCCCAGCGCTCGATGTGGGCCAGCAAATGGTCGTAGTATTCCAGCGGTGACAGTTGCTTGCTGGCGAACAACACCAACAGTTGCACCGCCGATAGATCATGCAAATCGTTGACGCAGCTCATGCCAATTGCCGTCCTTTGGTATTCAGGGGCAAGCGCCGCGACCGGCGGCGCGAAAAGGTCAGGCTCAGGCGCCTGGAACCACCGAAACGTCAGCCACCGACGAGGAGCGAAAGCCGAAGAACAACGCCATGAGTGCCCCGACGGCCCCCATGACCACGCAATAGCCTACGCAGACCCAAGGGCTCCACGGCATCAGTCCGATCAGCAGAAGCGGTGTGGTACTGGCCCAGAGTGCGTAGGCAATATTGTAGGTAAAGGAGATACCGGACACCCGGATCCGGGTCGGAAACAACCCCACCATTACCGAGGGCACCGCACCCACTACGCCGCAGGTCAGGCCGGCCAGCGCATAGGCCACGCTGATCCAGTAGCCGCCACTGATCAGGCTGGCGTAAAGCACCGCGGTCCCCACCGGCAGCAGCAGGCTATAAACCAGCACCGCGCGCCAGGCGCCGATCCGGTCCACCAGTAATCCAGCCAGTACACAGCCGATATTCAGGAACACTATGCCCAGGCTGCTCAGCGCGAACGTATGGCTGGCGCTCATGCCGAAGCTCTTCTGCATGACAGTCGGGGTGATCACCACCAGCACCACCACCGCCGATGTCAACACACAGGTCAAAAGCATCGCCGGCAGGATGGATTTGCGGTGATCGCGCAATACTGTCCGTAATGGAAACTCCGCATCCAACTCACGTCGCGCCTGCAAGGCCATGAATACCGGGGTTTCACTCAGCCAGCGCCGCAGCCAGACCCCGATCACCCCGAATACACCACCCAGCAGGAAGGGGAGGCGCCAGGCGAAGTCGAGTATCTCGGCGGGGCTATAGAGCCGCGCCAGGAGGGTTGCGGTCAGTGCCCCCAGCAGATAGCCAAATGTTAATCCGGCCTGCAGCACACCCAGGGCATAGCCACGACGCCTGACCGGTGCATGCTCGGCCACGAACACCCAGGCGCTAGGCACTTCGCCGCCCACAGCGGCGCCTTGCAGCACCCGCAACAGAAGCAGCGTCAAGGGCGCCCAGTAACCGATCTGTTCGTAGGTCGGCATGATTCCGATCAACAGGCAGGGCAAAGCCATCATCAGGATGCTCAGGCTGAACACCCGCTTGCGCCCCACCCGGTCTGCGAAATGCGCCATCAGGATGCCGCCCAGCGGACGGGCCAGATAGCCGGTGACGAAAATTCCGAAACTTTGCAGCAAGCGCAGCCACTCAGGCATCTCTGGCGGAAAGAACAACTGGCTGAGGGTCAGGGCGAAGAACACAAAGATGATGAAGTCGTAGATTTCCAGCGCACCACCCAGCGCCGCCAGGCCCAGGGTCTTGTAGTCAGACCGGGAAAAGCGACCGGGTTGTGGATCAATGTGGGCCGTCATAAAGGGACTCTAAACAGGAACTCATGAAAACTCGCGACTGAAACAGCATTCGAAACCACGCCCTTGAACAGGCAGTGTCGTTCGAATGAAGCCATCAGGTACATAGCCGGTAATGGTCCATCCAATTACCGGGCGGGACAACCAGACAATGCATCTGGGTTGCTTTTTAGGGC
The Pseudomonas sp. GR 6-02 genome window above contains:
- a CDS encoding MFS transporter, with the translated sequence MTAHIDPQPGRFSRSDYKTLGLAALGGALEIYDFIIFVFFALTLSQLFFPPEMPEWLRLLQSFGIFVTGYLARPLGGILMAHFADRVGRKRVFSLSILMMALPCLLIGIMPTYEQIGYWAPLTLLLLRVLQGAAVGGEVPSAWVFVAEHAPVRRRGYALGVLQAGLTFGYLLGALTATLLARLYSPAEILDFAWRLPFLLGGVFGVIGVWLRRWLSETPVFMALQARRELDAEFPLRTVLRDHRKSILPAMLLTCVLTSAVVVLVVITPTVMQKSFGMSASHTFALSSLGIVFLNIGCVLAGLLVDRIGAWRAVLVYSLLLPVGTAVLYASLISGGYWISVAYALAGLTCGVVGAVPSVMVGLFPTRIRVSGISFTYNIAYALWASTTPLLLIGLMPWSPWVCVGYCVVMGAVGALMALFFGFRSSSVADVSVVPGA